One window from the genome of Papilio machaon chromosome 6, ilPapMach1.1, whole genome shotgun sequence encodes:
- the LOC106715996 gene encoding putative uncharacterized protein DDB_G0291608 has translation MPAVTSPSDDEQNDADQKMWHALKRYIIRERQRKKEEYEAEVEEERLRKEREARERQDVMTLEETKEQIEQLEQKLKQLEKEKQQLFMQLKKVLNEDEVRKRQQQKESNEMQSMKMPMGNIQIPMFPMSSTGQGEPPPPQGRPQAMSSHILNKNKHSNYMLFPQQQTIVRGPMQSGVKRPRSPSPTYALYAQRIHPPPMKHQQVYSDHKVEDGRMGRQMARAVLWNKPSQYASNVGNSSVSSGAYYAMPTSGVVVGERPPTLLYPHHGHAPHTPHTPHTPHTPHHTNLMYAPAPQPQLYIDILKNREGQQHQESKKEPQPQVLIGLSEAHHPSVSSGVVYAQPPPVSRHIAIHPPPQHNNMQTAKPGSITQGYPVQQSNPNVQNPNIYPNRHRY, from the exons atgcCTGCCGTGACATCACCATCTGATGATGAGCAGAATGATGCTGACCAGAAAATGTGGCATGCGCTTAAACGATATATTATACGTGAACGgcaaagaaagaaagaag AATATGAAGCCGAGGTAGAAGAAGAGAGACTACGAAAGGAACGTGAGGCTCGGGAAAGGCAGGATGTTATGACACTAG aggaaacaaaagaacaaattgaacaattagaacaaaaattaaagcaattgGAAAAAGAGAAGCAACAACTGTTCATGCAGTTAAAGAAAGTATTGAACGAAGATGAGGTTAGAAAACGACAACAACAGAAAGAATCGAA TGAAATGCAATCAATGAAGATGCCAATGGGCAATATTCAAATTCCAATGTTCCCAATGTCATCTACTGGTCAAGGAGAACCACCACCTCCGCAGGGCAGACCGCAGGCCATGTCTTCACATATACTTAATAAG AATAAACATTCAAACTACATGCTGTTTCCGCAACAGCAAACTATAGTGCGTGGACCAATGCAATCCGGTGTTAAACGTCCACGTAGTCCATCTCCAACGTATGCTTTGTACGCACAAAGAATACATCCACCACCTATGAAGCATCAACAGGTTTATTCTGATCATA AAGTAGAAGATGGCCGCATGGGCCGTCAGATGGCCCGCGCAGTGCTTTGGAACA AGCCGTCACAATACGCGTCCAACGTGGGCAATTCGTCAGTATCATCGGGCGCTTATTACGCGATGCCCACTTCGGGAGTGGTAGTGGGCGAGCGGCCGCCCACGCTGCTGTACCCACACCACGGCCACGCGCCGCACACGCCCCACACCCCCCACACCCCACACACCCCCCACCACACCAACCTGATGTATGCGCCCGCGCCGCAGCCGCAGCTCTACATCGATATACTGAAGAATAGGGAGGGACAACAACATCAGGAATCCAAGAAGGAACCTCAG CCGCAGGTGCTGATCGGTTTGAGTGAGGCTCATCATCCATCGGTGAGTAGTGGCGTTGTGTACGCTCAGCCGCCGCCAGTCAGTCGACACATCGCCATACATCCGCCACCACAACACAACAACATGCAG ACAGCGAAACCGGGCAGTATAACACAAGGGTACCCCGTGCAGCAATCCAACCCCAATGTGCAGAACCCAAATATATATCCCAATCGTCATCGATATTAG